A genomic window from Sparus aurata chromosome 4, fSpaAur1.1, whole genome shotgun sequence includes:
- the dtwd1 gene encoding tRNA-uridine aminocarboxypropyltransferase 1 — MSSLDQDQRLHPSCRDKTTVSSDSSDAHTPAKKPLQGLKLASHAVLEEAQQKGRLKCSKCGGSRMFFCYTCCSLVGVTPQEIPSIELPVKIDIIKHPNETDGKSTAIHAKILAPGDVTIYTYPCIPDYDKDKVVLVFPGPGAVSVQDMMQCLYDRTDSKSHYTSDMPCIKRLKREEVQGATHASDNSESGTPDEAKGPESRVSPLQRVVFIDSTWNQTNKISTDERLQDLLRVELNARKTCFWRRQKGKPDTYLATIEAIYYFLKDFHEHCLAEEYNGEYDNLLFFYSYLHSVVNKAKISAGKC, encoded by the exons ATGAGTAGCCTGGATCAAGACCAGCGTCTCCATCCTAGTTGCCGTGACAAAACAacagtctccagtgattcatCAGACGCTCATACCCCTGCCAAGAAGCCTCTCCAAGGTCTAAAATTGGCGTCGCATGCAGTGCTGGAGGAAGCGCAGCAGAAGGGCAGGTTGAAATGCTCTAAATGTGGAGGATCAAGGATGTTCTTCTGCTACACATGCTGCTCATTAGTGGGTGTCACCCCGCAAGAAATACCCTCGATCGAG CTTCCTGTGAAGATAGACATCATCAAGCATCCCAATGAGACGGATGGAAAGAGCACAGCAATCCATGCCAAGATCCTCGCCCCCGGTGACGTCACCATATACACCTACCCCTGTATACCTGACTATGACAAGGACAAG GTGGTGTTGGTGTTCCCGGGTCCAGGGGCCGTCTCAGTTCAAGACATGATGCAGTGTTTGTATGACCGAACTGACAGCAAGTCACATTACACTTCTGACATGCCCTGCATTAAGAGGCTGAAGAGGGAGGAAGTTCAAGGTGCCACACACGCTTCAGACAACTCAGAGTCAGGGACCCCAGATGAAGCGAAGGGCCCAGAGTCAAGGGTGTCTCCCCTCCAGAGGGTGGTCTTCATTGACAGCACATGGAACCAGACCAACAAGATCAGCACAGACGAGAGACTGCAAG ATCTACTGCGGGTAGAGCTGAATGCCAGAAAAACTTGTTTCTGGCGCCGTCAGAAAGGCAAACCAGACACCTACTTAGCCACCATCGaggctatttattatttcctCAAGGACTTCCATGAGCATTGCCTTGCTGAAGAATACAATGGAGAATACGATaacctcctcttcttctactcctACCTTCACTCAGTTGTAAATAAAGCCAAGATTTCTGCTGGGAAATGCTGA
- the fgf7 gene encoding fibroblast growth factor 7, with amino-acid sequence MRKWMLTWNLQNLFSGLYLHAIFLFGSVCVVYGDCTPEQLAAIMNCSRHERHTRNYDYMEGGDVRIRQLFSRTQWFLTIDDNGNINGTQDSTNCHSILEIRTVSEGGILAIKGVKSQYYISMNKAGQLQGKRIYNENCNFKEVFLENYFNAYSSAKWTKNGKEMFIALSQKGRPMRGKKTRREHVASHFIPIKCREDGRRVE; translated from the exons ATGCGCAAATGGATGCTGACATGGAACCTTCAAAATCTATTCTCGGGACTGTACCTGCATGCAATCTTCCTGTTCGGCAGCGTGTGTGTGGTCTACGGTGACTGCACTCCTGAGCAACTTGCCGCCATCATGAACTGCTCCAGACACGAGCGCCACACCAGGAACTACGActacatggagggaggagatgtgCGTATCCGACAGCTGTTCAGCCGCACGCAATGGTTCCTAACTATTGATGACAATGGCAACATCAATGGGACTCAAGATTCCACCAACTGCCACA GTATCCTGGAGATCAGGACAGTGTCTGAGGGCGGCATACTGGCTATCAAAGGAGTGAAGAGTCAGTATTATATCTCTATGAACAAGGCTGGACAGCTGCAAGGCAAG AGGATCTACAATGAAAACTGCAACTTCAAGGAGGTTTTCCTAGAAAACTACTTCAACGCATACTCCTCTGCAAAGTGGACTAAAAATGGCAAAGAAATGTTCATAGCCCTGTCTCAAAAGGGAAGGCCGATGCGAGGGAAGAAGACCCGGAGGGAGCACGTAGCATCTCACTTCATCCCTATAAAGTGTAGGGAGGACGGGAGGAGGGTGGAATGA